Part of the Lichenicola cladoniae genome is shown below.
AAGCTGCGGCAGATGAACCTGGTGTACGAGATGAACAAGGAGCGTGGCACCACGATCATCATCCCGAGCGACCTCGCCTCGGCGCTGGGCCAGCTGTTCACGCGCGATATCGCGCCGCCCCAGCCTGATCCGGGGCCGGGCGCACCCATATAAACCCTATGGATAGACTGGATGCTTTGCCGTTCCTACGTGTCATCGATCTGGAGACGACCGGGAACAGTTTCACCGATGGCGGCGTGGTCGAGATCGGTTGGCAGGATGTGGGCTCGGACGGGCAGGGCGGCTGGACGCTGACGGGATCGCCCGGAGCGATCCTGATCGATCCGGGTAACCCGATCAGCCCGGCGACCGCTGCGATCCACCACATCATCGACGAGGACGTGGCAGGTGCGCCGCGCTGGCAGCACGCCGCACCGGATGTGCTTCGGGCAGCCCCGGGACCGGCGCCGCGGGCGCTGGCGGCGCACCGCTCGAGTTTCGAGCAGCGCTGGTGCGTGCCGGCAATGACCGGCGGGCTGCCGTGGATCTGCACCTACAAGTGCGCGCTGCGGATCTGGCCCGATGCTCCCGGCCATTCCAACCAGGGCCTGCGCTACTGGCGGCGTCCGGCGGGCATGGACCGGGCAACGGGGCTGCCGGCGCATCGGGCCGGGCCGGATGCCTACGTCACGGCGTTCCATCTGCGCGACATGCTGGCGGTGGCGTCGCTGGAGCAGTTGCTGCTCTGGTCGGCCGAGCCCGCGCTGCTGGTCAAGGTGCCCTACGGCCGGTTGCGTGGCCGTCGCCTTGCAGACATGTCAAGCGAGGATCTGGAGAGCCTGCTGGCGGGCGAGCGCGTGGACGCCGAAATCGCGTTCTCCGCACGCCACCATCTCGCGCTACGATGCGCCGACGTGCCGCCCGCTTCGTCGCCGGATACGAGGAACGACCTGCTGATCTGATCGTCCCCGGCCAGATCAGGCCGCGCCGGGCTGGTCGTGCAGCATCGTGTGGATGAAGCCGAGCTTCTCCCGCACCAGGCGGGAGATCACGAACGGATACAGGTCGGACAGCCCCATGCTGCGGTTCAGGCTGTTCATCGCGAACACCAGCGGCACCCACTGGTCGATGATCCGGTCCATGCTGATGGCGGCATACGGATCGATGGCGATTTCGACCTCCAGCCCCTCGGCGTGCGGCACCGTCGGTTTCACGTCCAGCCCGAAGGCGCTGGCGGTCTCCAGCGTGTCCATGATGTGCAGGTAGTGCGCCCAGGTCTCGGCGAAATCCTCCCACGGATGGCTGGTCGCATACGCGCTGATGGTGCGCTCCTGCCAGTCCGGCGCCGGGCCGTTGGCGTAGTGCCGTTTCAGCGCCTGCGCATAGTCGGCGCGCTCGTCGCCGAACAGGCTCCGGAAGGCTCCAACCCGGTTCTGATCGCGCACCAGCCGGTCCCAGATCCAGTGCCCGACCTCATGGCGGAAATGTCCGAGCAGGGTGCGGTAGGTCTCGTGCATCCGGTGACGCATCTCCTCGCGGTGTGCGTCGTCGGCTTCCTGCACATTGATGGTGATGACGCCGTCCTCGTGCCCGGTCAGGATCTTCGGCCCTCCCGGCAGCGGGTCGAGGAAGTCGAACACCAGACCCTCGGCAGGGTCGTCGATCCGGTTCGGCAGCGGGATGCCGAGCCGGATCAGCGAATAGAACAGCCGGTGCTTGGCAATCTCGAGGCGCTGCCAGAGCAGCACGGTATGGTCGTTGCCGAGGCCGGGGATGATCCGGTTATGGCGGCAGGCAGCGCAATAGGTCTCGGCCGCTTCCGCATCGACCAGCCAGTTGCAGGCGTCCCGTCCGGCATTCTCGCAAAGCCGCACCCGCGCGTTGGCCGCCCCCATCGCCTCGTATACGTCGGTGCTGCCGTCTCCGGTAATGATCAGTGCCGAGATCGTTGCCTGATGCGGCAGGTAGCCGAGCGCCATGCCACACTGATCGCAGAAGCGGTTTTCGAAGAACAGCAGGTTGCCGCAGTTCTGGCAGTTGAACAGCTTCATCGGGTCATCCTGGCGGGCTGCGGATGCCGCGTCATGCTGAATAACGCACCGGCAGGACGCCGGGTCCCGTATTGCGCCGGTTGCAGAACCGGGCGCCAATCCGCAACCACGCGCATCCAACCGGCGGCTGGCGCGTTGGCGCGCCCAAGAGGTCGATCAATCATGGTCGGCACGAAGTGAGAGTATCAGTACATGGTCGACACAAATCGTATCGAAGGCGCAGCCAAGGACACGGTCGGCAAGCTGCAGGACGGCATGGGCGGTCTTCTGGGCGATTCCGCGACGCAGGCCAAAGGCAAGGTCAAGCAGGTCACCGGCCAGGCGCAGGGTTATTACGGCGACACGCTCGACAGCGTGCGTGACGCCACCTCGGACCAGCCGCTGATCGCGATCGCGGTCGCGACGGCGATCGGCTTCGTTCTCGGCGCGCTGATCGCCCGTCGCTGATCGCACCCGACCCATCCAACATGTGGCGCCGGTCGTTCGGGTAGCGAAGCAATCGACGCAACCGTCGAACTGCAATGACGTTTCAGAACGACCGAACCGCTCAACAACCGTAGCTAGGGTGCCCCATGCTTAAGCTTGCATTGCTTTTCCTGGTGATCTCGATCATCGCCGGCATCTTCGGCTTCACCGGTATTTCCGCCGGGACCGCCGCGATTGCCAAGACCCTGTTCTTTATTGCCATCGTGATTTTCGTCGTCCTGCTCATCATCGGCCTGATGGCCGGCAAGGCGATATTCTAGATCGGCGCATTCGCTGCGCTCGGCCCGGTATCGCAGGATACCGGGCCTTTTTTATGTCCGCACCACCGCCTTACCGGTCGATCAGGATGGCCCGGAAATCATTGACGTTGGTGCGGGTCGGACCGGTCACGAACAGCGCCCCGATCTGCTCGAATGCATTGCCGGATGAGTGTCCGGCCAGATCCTGCCCGGGGTCGATGCCCGCCTGCCGCGACCGGGTCACGGTTCCACTATCGATGAAGGCGCCGGCCCCGTCGTTGGCCCCGTCGATCCCGTCGGCATCGGCGCTCACCAGAGCGAAGTCGGTGTTGCGGCCAACCGGCCGCATGGCCCGGTCACGGTAACGGTCGT
Proteins encoded:
- a CDS encoding CsbD family protein is translated as MVDTNRIEGAAKDTVGKLQDGMGGLLGDSATQAKGKVKQVTGQAQGYYGDTLDSVRDATSDQPLIAIAVATAIGFVLGALIARR
- a CDS encoding DUF1328 domain-containing protein, yielding MLKLALLFLVISIIAGIFGFTGISAGTAAIAKTLFFIAIVIFVVLLIIGLMAGKAIF
- a CDS encoding zinc-binding metallopeptidase family protein, translated to MKLFNCQNCGNLLFFENRFCDQCGMALGYLPHQATISALIITGDGSTDVYEAMGAANARVRLCENAGRDACNWLVDAEAAETYCAACRHNRIIPGLGNDHTVLLWQRLEIAKHRLFYSLIRLGIPLPNRIDDPAEGLVFDFLDPLPGGPKILTGHEDGVITINVQEADDAHREEMRHRMHETYRTLLGHFRHEVGHWIWDRLVRDQNRVGAFRSLFGDERADYAQALKRHYANGPAPDWQERTISAYATSHPWEDFAETWAHYLHIMDTLETASAFGLDVKPTVPHAEGLEVEIAIDPYAAISMDRIIDQWVPLVFAMNSLNRSMGLSDLYPFVISRLVREKLGFIHTMLHDQPGAA
- a CDS encoding DNA polymerase III subunit epsilon, producing the protein MPFLRVIDLETTGNSFTDGGVVEIGWQDVGSDGQGGWTLTGSPGAILIDPGNPISPATAAIHHIIDEDVAGAPRWQHAAPDVLRAAPGPAPRALAAHRSSFEQRWCVPAMTGGLPWICTYKCALRIWPDAPGHSNQGLRYWRRPAGMDRATGLPAHRAGPDAYVTAFHLRDMLAVASLEQLLLWSAEPALLVKVPYGRLRGRRLADMSSEDLESLLAGERVDAEIAFSARHHLALRCADVPPASSPDTRNDLLI
- a CDS encoding MOFRL family protein, with translation MSADADGIDGANDGAGAFIDSGTVTRSRQAGIDPGQDLAGHSSGNAFEQIGALFVTGPTRTNVNDFRAILIDR